In Pedobacter sp. SL55, the following proteins share a genomic window:
- a CDS encoding class I SAM-dependent methyltransferase → MPEIHWDSKLYNEQHRFVSNYGADVLQWLDAKAGENILDVGCGTGDLAAKIQESGATVSGVDASADMIELAKQNYPLLQFEVQDAAALDYNREFDAVFSNATFHWIENQRGLLRGIFKSLKHGGRLVAEFGGKGNVKSIVDAIDQAAKELGLEHRVISNFWFFPSIAHYANLLEASGFETEQMWLFDRPTKLVGEDGMLNWINQFAQHAFVNLNEEEAKAVTNLAVSILKPTYFKNGEWTADYKRLRVKALKR, encoded by the coding sequence ATGCCAGAAATACATTGGGACAGTAAACTGTACAACGAACAACATCGTTTCGTATCTAATTACGGAGCTGATGTTTTGCAATGGCTTGATGCCAAAGCGGGCGAAAACATTTTAGATGTAGGTTGTGGAACCGGCGATTTAGCTGCTAAAATACAGGAAAGTGGTGCCACTGTTTCGGGAGTAGATGCTTCGGCAGATATGATAGAATTAGCGAAACAAAACTATCCTCTTTTACAATTTGAGGTACAAGATGCAGCTGCTTTAGACTACAACCGTGAGTTTGATGCCGTATTTAGTAACGCCACGTTTCATTGGATTGAAAACCAAAGAGGATTGTTGAGAGGCATTTTTAAAAGCTTAAAACACGGTGGTCGTTTAGTCGCTGAATTTGGAGGTAAGGGAAATGTAAAGTCGATTGTAGATGCGATAGACCAAGCTGCAAAAGAACTAGGACTGGAGCACAGAGTGATTTCGAACTTTTGGTTTTTCCCATCCATAGCACACTACGCCAATTTATTAGAAGCAAGTGGATTTGAAACGGAACAAATGTGGCTTTTCGACAGACCGACAAAGCTAGTTGGCGAAGATGGTATGTTGAACTGGATCAATCAATTTGCACAACACGCTTTTGTAAATCTAAATGAAGAAGAAGCAAAAGCAGTAACGAATTTAGCAGTAAGCATTTTAAAGCCAACTTATTTCAAAAACGGAGAATGGACTGCAGATTATAAAAGATTGAGGGTAAAAGCTTTGAAAAGGTAA
- a CDS encoding outer membrane beta-barrel protein, with amino-acid sequence MKHLILKAVLVSGLTFLAAGALKAQSDSTKVKIDYGKGISIDSNRKAKKVTISIGNGNIVQINGDSSANKNGRFVGGVTFTRLDIGLTKLVDNGSFSLSPTNDFLDYKPWKTSTVSFDVLQFGYRFSNHFKVYLAGGFDWTLIRLDRNITIKKDVPVLDYDVITDATFSKNRFSASYVHFPLNFEFRTKEDHKGKRFRFVVGPEVAFLLGGKVKQISEERGKVKFTDDYNFTPFRYGGTARIGYGGLGLFAKYSASDLFDTDAQKGLKAMSFGITFGLN; translated from the coding sequence ATGAAACATCTAATTTTAAAAGCAGTATTGGTAAGCGGACTTACTTTTCTGGCAGCAGGAGCTTTAAAAGCGCAAAGCGATAGTACTAAAGTGAAGATTGATTATGGAAAAGGCATAAGTATAGATAGTAATAGAAAAGCAAAAAAGGTAACTATCTCTATTGGTAATGGAAACATAGTACAAATTAACGGCGATAGTAGTGCGAATAAGAACGGCCGTTTTGTGGGAGGCGTTACGTTTACTCGCTTAGATATAGGTTTAACTAAATTAGTGGATAACGGCAGCTTTTCCTTATCGCCAACTAACGATTTTTTAGATTACAAACCTTGGAAAACGAGTACTGTATCGTTTGATGTTTTGCAATTTGGCTACAGATTTAGCAACCATTTTAAAGTTTATTTAGCTGGGGGGTTCGACTGGACATTGATTCGTTTAGATAGAAATATCACTATTAAAAAAGATGTGCCTGTATTAGATTACGATGTAATTACCGATGCTACCTTCAGTAAAAACCGTTTCTCGGCTAGCTACGTTCATTTTCCGTTGAACTTTGAATTTAGAACCAAGGAAGATCATAAGGGCAAGCGCTTTAGGTTTGTAGTAGGCCCAGAAGTAGCGTTTTTGTTGGGTGGTAAAGTGAAACAAATTAGTGAAGAACGAGGTAAAGTTAAATTTACTGATGATTATAACTTTACACCTTTCCGTTACGGCGGTACAGCAAGAATTGGCTACGGTGGTTTAGGTTTGTTTGCTAAATATAGCGCTAGCGATTTATTCGATACCGATGCACAAAAAGGCTTAAAGGCGATGTCGTTCGGTATAACTTTTGGATTGAATTAA
- the leuC gene encoding 3-isopropylmalate dehydratase large subunit produces MAKTLVEKIWDAHVVKREEGFPDILYIDTHLIHEVTSPQAFDGLRKRGIGLFRPKQTVATADHNVPTLDQHLPIKEELSRYQVDMLTKNCAEFGVELYGLGHPFQGIVHVIGPELGITLPGKTMVCGDSHTSTHGAFGAIAFGIGTSQVEQVFATQCLQQSKPKTMKIEVNGELRKGVGAKDIILYIIAKISAAGGTGYFVEFAGSAIRSLSMEARMTVCNMSIEMGARGGLIAPDETTFEYVKGRKFAPAGEEWDNALAYWKTLYSDEDAKFDAVLTYDAADIAPMITYGTNPGMGIGIADHIPATAAQPETEQTSYKKALDYMGFADEESLLGKPVDYVFIGSCTNSRIEDLRAVAEFVKGKQKAENVEVWIVPGSKQVEAQAIAEGLDKVFEASGFQLREPGCSACLGMNEDKIPAGKYCVSTSNRNFEGRQGPNARTMLASPLTAAAAAVTGKITDVRELLTPNP; encoded by the coding sequence ATGGCGAAAACATTAGTAGAAAAAATATGGGATGCTCACGTAGTGAAACGTGAAGAAGGTTTTCCTGATATTTTATACATTGATACGCATTTAATTCACGAGGTTACTTCGCCTCAGGCTTTTGATGGTTTGAGAAAACGTGGCATCGGGCTTTTTCGTCCGAAACAAACGGTAGCTACTGCCGACCATAACGTGCCTACTTTAGACCAACATTTGCCCATCAAGGAAGAACTTTCGAGATATCAGGTAGATATGTTGACTAAAAACTGTGCAGAGTTTGGCGTAGAGCTTTATGGTTTAGGTCATCCTTTTCAAGGGATTGTCCACGTAATTGGTCCAGAATTAGGAATTACCTTACCAGGAAAAACCATGGTTTGTGGCGATAGCCATACTTCTACGCATGGTGCTTTTGGCGCCATCGCTTTTGGTATCGGCACCTCGCAAGTGGAGCAGGTTTTTGCAACGCAATGTTTGCAACAATCGAAACCTAAAACCATGAAAATTGAGGTAAATGGCGAGTTAAGAAAAGGTGTTGGTGCAAAAGACATCATCCTTTACATCATCGCTAAAATTTCTGCCGCTGGTGGCACTGGTTATTTTGTAGAGTTTGCTGGTTCGGCCATCCGTTCGTTAAGCATGGAAGCACGTATGACCGTTTGCAACATGAGTATCGAAATGGGTGCTCGTGGTGGTTTAATTGCGCCTGACGAAACTACTTTCGAATACGTAAAAGGTAGAAAATTTGCACCAGCTGGCGAAGAGTGGGACAATGCTTTAGCTTATTGGAAAACTTTATATAGCGATGAAGATGCCAAATTTGATGCGGTATTAACTTATGATGCTGCTGATATTGCACCAATGATTACTTACGGTACCAACCCTGGAATGGGTATCGGCATTGCTGATCATATTCCAGCGACTGCTGCCCAACCAGAAACGGAGCAAACGTCCTACAAAAAGGCCTTAGATTATATGGGCTTTGCGGATGAGGAAAGTTTGTTAGGTAAACCTGTAGATTATGTTTTCATTGGTAGCTGTACCAATTCTCGTATCGAAGATTTACGTGCAGTTGCGGAGTTTGTGAAAGGCAAACAGAAGGCAGAAAACGTAGAAGTTTGGATTGTTCCAGGTTCTAAGCAAGTGGAAGCACAAGCCATTGCAGAAGGTTTAGACAAAGTATTCGAAGCTTCGGGCTTTCAATTACGTGAACCAGGCTGTTCGGCTTGTTTGGGGATGAACGAGGATAAAATTCCGGCAGGAAAATATTGTGTTTCTACCTCAAACAGAAACTTTGAAGGCCGCCAAGGACCAAATGCAAGAACAATGCTGGCTAGTCCGTTAACGGCTGCTGCTGCTGCTGTAACTGGGAAGATTACAGATGTGAGGGAGTTGTTAACCCCAAACCCCTAA
- a CDS encoding 2-isopropylmalate synthase, whose amino-acid sequence MLHDPNRVHIFDTTLRDGEQVPGCQLSTPQKIEIAKSLELLGVDVIEAGFPVSSPGDFNSVIELSKAVNDPIICALTRANKNDIDVAADALRFAKRPRIHTGIGASDMHIRTKFNSTREEILERAIEAVKYAKKYVEDVEFYAEDAGRADIEYLAKMIEAVIAAGATVVNIPDTNGYCLPDQYGSKILYLKENVKNIDKAIISCHCHNDLGLATANSIAGLQNGARQVECTINGIGERAGNTSMEEVVMILKTHKVLGLHTNINTQGIYEISHQVRNQMNMPVQPNKAIVGANAFAHSSGIHQDGFLKNRENYEIIRPEDVGFPDATIVLTARSGRHALKHHLDRLGHNLDKEQLAVVYTAFLNLADKKQGINDDDLNELVVLHLAPKLS is encoded by the coding sequence ATGTTACACGACCCAAACAGAGTACACATTTTTGACACCACTTTGCGTGACGGCGAGCAGGTGCCAGGGTGCCAATTGAGCACACCTCAGAAAATTGAAATTGCAAAATCGTTGGAACTACTAGGCGTAGATGTTATTGAGGCAGGTTTTCCTGTTTCTAGCCCTGGCGATTTCAACAGCGTGATTGAGCTTTCTAAAGCAGTAAACGATCCTATTATTTGCGCATTAACCAGAGCCAATAAAAATGATATTGATGTGGCGGCAGATGCCTTGCGTTTCGCCAAAAGACCTCGTATTCACACTGGTATTGGTGCTTCTGACATGCACATCAGGACCAAATTTAACAGCACCAGAGAAGAAATTCTAGAGCGTGCTATTGAAGCGGTAAAATACGCCAAAAAATATGTAGAAGATGTGGAGTTTTATGCGGAGGATGCAGGCCGTGCAGATATTGAATATTTAGCTAAAATGATTGAAGCGGTAATTGCTGCCGGTGCTACGGTTGTAAACATTCCAGACACTAACGGCTACTGCTTGCCAGACCAATATGGTTCTAAAATTCTTTACTTAAAAGAGAACGTTAAGAATATCGATAAAGCGATTATTTCTTGTCACTGCCATAACGATTTAGGATTGGCTACGGCTAACTCTATCGCTGGTTTGCAAAATGGTGCCCGTCAGGTAGAATGTACCATTAACGGTATTGGCGAACGTGCTGGTAATACTTCTATGGAAGAAGTAGTAATGATTTTGAAAACGCACAAAGTTTTAGGTCTGCACACGAACATCAATACGCAGGGTATTTATGAAATTAGTCACCAAGTGCGCAACCAAATGAACATGCCAGTGCAACCTAACAAAGCGATTGTTGGTGCCAATGCATTTGCGCACAGCTCGGGTATTCACCAAGATGGTTTCTTAAAAAATCGTGAAAACTACGAAATCATTAGACCAGAAGATGTTGGCTTCCCTGATGCTACTATTGTACTAACGGCAAGAAGCGGCAGACATGCCTTGAAACACCACTTAGATAGGCTAGGTCACAATTTGGACAAAGAGCAATTGGCCGTGGTGTATACCGCTTTCTTAAACTTAGCAGATAAAAAACAGGGCATCAATGATGACGATTTGAATGAATTGGTGGTACTGCATTTGGCGCCTAAGTTGAGTTAG
- a CDS encoding ATP-binding cassette domain-containing protein produces the protein MIKTIVQITNFNLKYGNKTVLRDLEWTIQNGENWLLSGFSGSGKTALLKAIAGIEKSTEEIVVSFNKQSDTKPVCQYIAQWYQFKNKEGVANFYYQQRYNVQQVQDTLTVNAELAHYAKENNLNLAKAEPILAALGFAALKNAQLIELSSGEHKKLQLVKALWLKPQLLLLDQPYTGLDIQSRQNLNNLLDEATNDGTQIILVSNETEIPACINRFGEIIDGQLVEHFTFCTKSAIVIEQRSIPEFLHEAPSSSSEVLIKMVDVNISYGEKQVLKNVNWEIIAGEKWLLQGHNGSGKSTLLSLVNGDHPQAYANEIYLFGNKRGSGESIWDIKQHIGLISPELHWYFDFNATVWQSIASGFFDSIGLYKEIGWYKRTQVDELIEYFGLTANKNDLLAHLPLGKQRLVLLARTVIKNPELLVLDEPCQGLDAHQTLQFNTLIDGLCTTNRTLIYVSHSDDQLPKNLTHQLLLSKGEVIYNDIYKQKTYKEELESVI, from the coding sequence ATGATTAAAACAATAGTCCAAATTACCAACTTTAACCTAAAATACGGCAATAAAACCGTGTTAAGGGACTTGGAATGGACTATTCAAAACGGTGAAAATTGGCTTTTATCTGGTTTTAGCGGAAGTGGAAAAACTGCTTTGTTGAAAGCAATTGCTGGCATAGAAAAAAGTACAGAAGAAATTGTCGTCAGCTTTAATAAGCAAAGCGATACTAAACCCGTCTGCCAATACATTGCCCAATGGTATCAATTTAAAAATAAAGAAGGCGTTGCCAATTTTTATTACCAACAGCGCTACAATGTACAACAAGTACAAGACACCTTAACTGTTAATGCCGAATTAGCGCATTACGCCAAAGAAAATAACCTAAACTTAGCCAAAGCAGAACCCATTTTAGCAGCGCTAGGTTTTGCTGCCCTTAAAAACGCTCAGCTCATCGAGCTATCAAGCGGCGAACATAAAAAGTTGCAATTGGTTAAAGCCTTATGGTTAAAACCGCAGCTTTTATTGCTAGACCAACCTTACACTGGTTTAGATATCCAATCCCGTCAAAATTTGAATAACTTATTAGATGAAGCTACCAATGATGGTACACAAATCATCTTGGTTAGTAACGAAACTGAAATTCCGGCTTGCATCAACAGGTTTGGCGAAATCATCGATGGACAACTAGTAGAACATTTTACTTTTTGTACTAAAAGTGCCATTGTAATTGAACAGAGAAGTATTCCCGAGTTTTTGCACGAAGCACCATCATCAAGTAGTGAGGTACTGATTAAAATGGTTGATGTGAACATCAGCTATGGCGAGAAGCAAGTGCTTAAAAACGTAAATTGGGAAATTATAGCAGGCGAAAAATGGTTATTGCAAGGCCACAATGGTTCTGGAAAATCAACTTTGTTAAGTTTAGTAAATGGCGACCATCCGCAAGCCTACGCCAATGAGATTTACCTTTTTGGCAACAAACGTGGCAGCGGCGAAAGCATCTGGGACATCAAACAACACATTGGTTTAATTTCTCCAGAGCTACATTGGTATTTCGATTTTAATGCAACGGTTTGGCAAAGCATCGCCTCTGGCTTTTTCGATAGCATTGGCTTATACAAAGAAATTGGCTGGTACAAACGTACACAAGTCGATGAATTAATTGAATATTTCGGATTAACTGCCAATAAAAACGATTTGTTAGCGCACTTGCCATTAGGTAAACAACGCTTGGTTTTATTGGCAAGAACAGTAATTAAAAACCCGGAACTATTGGTGTTAGATGAACCCTGCCAAGGTTTAGATGCACACCAAACCCTTCAATTTAACACCCTAATTGATGGTTTGTGCACTACCAACAGAACGCTGATTTATGTGTCGCACAGCGATGACCAGTTACCTAAAAATTTAACGCATCAATTGTTGTTGAGCAAAGGCGAGGTAATATACAATGATATTTATAAACAGAAAACGTACAAAGAAGAATTAGAAAGTGTGATTTAA
- the leuB gene encoding 3-isopropylmalate dehydrogenase, whose product MKKHILVIPGDGIGQEVTQWGKAVLAQIAKNFGHEFTFDEALMGHAAIEVTGNPLPDETLEKARKSDAILFGAIGHAMYDNDPSLKVRPEQGLLKIRKELGLYANLRPILLFDELLEASSIKAHILQGTDILFFRELTGDVYFGEKSRSEDRNTASDLMIYHKYEVERIAHKAYQAAQQRSKRLCSVDKANVLESSRLWRETVQEIAKQYPDVETEHMFIDNAAMQLIKNPKKFDVVLTANLFGDILTDEASQIAGSMGMLASASVGDGVGFYEPIHGSAHDIAGKNLANPLASILSAALMLEISFGLKEEAKTLVDAVDKALKDGYRTGDIADKNTDTAKVLGTQEMGEKVLSLIK is encoded by the coding sequence ATGAAAAAACACATTTTAGTAATACCTGGCGATGGCATTGGACAAGAAGTTACCCAATGGGGGAAAGCTGTGCTAGCGCAAATCGCCAAAAACTTTGGTCACGAATTTACTTTCGACGAAGCTTTAATGGGCCACGCCGCCATTGAAGTTACGGGCAATCCACTACCAGATGAAACCCTAGAAAAAGCCCGCAAAAGCGACGCTATTTTATTCGGTGCTATCGGTCATGCCATGTACGACAACGATCCTTCCCTAAAAGTTAGACCAGAGCAAGGCTTGCTGAAAATCAGAAAGGAATTAGGCTTATATGCGAACCTACGTCCCATTCTGTTGTTCGACGAATTGTTAGAAGCTTCAAGTATCAAAGCGCACATCTTACAAGGCACTGATATTTTATTCTTCAGAGAATTAACAGGCGATGTTTACTTTGGAGAAAAATCTCGTTCTGAAGATAGAAACACCGCTTCAGATTTGATGATTTACCACAAATATGAAGTTGAGCGTATTGCGCATAAAGCTTACCAAGCGGCACAACAACGTAGCAAAAGATTGTGTTCGGTAGATAAGGCAAACGTATTGGAAAGTTCTCGCTTATGGCGTGAAACCGTACAAGAAATTGCTAAACAGTATCCTGATGTAGAAACGGAACACATGTTTATCGACAATGCAGCCATGCAGTTGATTAAAAATCCGAAGAAGTTTGATGTAGTATTAACCGCTAACCTTTTTGGAGATATTTTGACCGATGAAGCTTCACAAATTGCAGGTTCAATGGGGATGTTAGCTTCTGCTTCGGTTGGCGATGGTGTAGGTTTCTATGAACCTATCCACGGTTCGGCACATGATATTGCTGGCAAGAACTTAGCAAATCCACTGGCTTCTATCCTATCGGCTGCGCTAATGTTAGAAATCAGTTTCGGACTAAAAGAAGAAGCAAAAACTTTAGTAGATGCAGTAGACAAAGCATTAAAGGACGGCTATAGAACTGGCGATATCGCCGACAAAAATACCGACACCGCTAAAGTGTTGGGAACCCAAGAAATGGGCGAAAAAGTACTTAGTCTAATAAAGTAA
- a CDS encoding DoxX family protein, translated as MKIVKIVICVLFGLMFINGGLNKFFNYIPVPELPADQLKVMTAMTAIPWLMPLLATMEIVGGVLIAIPKTRALGAIVIFPMMVGIVLHHIMVAPEGIIMAAVLFLINVWVIADNSSKYKPMVS; from the coding sequence ATGAAAATTGTAAAAATCGTTATCTGTGTCCTATTCGGATTGATGTTCATCAACGGAGGTCTCAATAAATTTTTCAACTACATCCCAGTACCAGAGTTACCGGCAGACCAACTTAAAGTAATGACAGCCATGACGGCTATTCCATGGTTAATGCCATTATTAGCAACAATGGAAATTGTTGGAGGTGTACTAATAGCCATACCTAAAACAAGAGCTTTAGGCGCCATTGTTATTTTTCCAATGATGGTTGGTATTGTACTACATCATATTATGGTAGCACCAGAAGGAATTATTATGGCGGCAGTATTATTCCTCATTAACGTTTGGGTAATTGCCGACAATTCGAGTAAATACAAACCAATGGTAAGTTAG
- a CDS encoding RNA polymerase sigma factor — MKVAKTYTLNELMEGCKAGNRQMQEMLYRQTASKMLAVCMRYAKDRMEAEDVLQMGYVKIFQKVKEFKGEGSFEGWIRRIMVNTAIESYRKNLRTLNVVPIEDAYEQPSTGFDFGSLGMQDLMKVIQKLADGYRMVFNMYAIEGYSHKEIAETLGITEGASKSQLSRARAILQQEILKLEGFGYATHAG; from the coding sequence ATGAAGGTGGCAAAAACATATACATTAAACGAGCTGATGGAAGGCTGTAAGGCTGGCAACAGACAGATGCAGGAAATGCTATACAGGCAAACGGCATCGAAAATGTTGGCGGTTTGTATGCGGTATGCCAAAGATAGGATGGAGGCAGAAGATGTATTGCAGATGGGTTATGTAAAGATTTTTCAAAAGGTAAAGGAGTTTAAGGGAGAAGGTTCTTTTGAGGGATGGATCCGCAGAATTATGGTAAATACTGCTATTGAAAGCTATAGAAAAAACCTGCGAACTTTAAATGTGGTGCCCATTGAGGATGCTTATGAACAACCCTCTACAGGTTTTGATTTTGGTAGTTTAGGTATGCAGGATTTGATGAAGGTAATACAAAAACTGGCCGATGGCTACAGAATGGTGTTCAATATGTACGCTATTGAGGGTTATTCGCACAAAGAAATAGCAGAAACGCTGGGAATTACAGAGGGAGCAAGCAAATCGCAGCTATCGAGAGCGAGAGCAATATTGCAACAAGAAATTTTAAAATTGGAGGGCTTTGGTTATGCAACACATGCCGGATAA
- the leuD gene encoding 3-isopropylmalate dehydratase small subunit, which yields MKKFETLTSSVVPLSIENIDTDQIIPARFLKATTREGFGENLFRDWRYNGDNTPKADFVLNDPTYSGKVLVAGKNFGCGSSREHAAWAIQDAGFDVVISSFFADIFKGNALNNGLLPIQVSEAFLADIFTQVAKDATSTLTVNLEEQTVTIDATGAKENFEINPYKKSCLINGYDDIDFVRSQTDLIETYEQNRVYQPKTL from the coding sequence ATGAAAAAATTTGAAACATTAACTTCATCGGTAGTACCATTATCGATTGAGAATATAGATACCGACCAAATCATCCCGGCGAGGTTTTTAAAAGCCACTACCCGCGAAGGCTTTGGCGAAAACCTGTTCCGCGATTGGCGTTACAACGGCGACAATACACCTAAAGCGGACTTCGTGTTGAACGATCCTACTTATAGCGGAAAGGTATTGGTTGCAGGTAAAAACTTTGGTTGCGGCAGTAGTCGCGAGCATGCGGCTTGGGCTATCCAAGATGCAGGATTTGACGTGGTCATCAGCAGTTTTTTTGCTGATATCTTTAAAGGAAATGCGTTAAACAACGGTTTGCTACCTATACAAGTAAGTGAGGCTTTTTTAGCAGATATTTTTACGCAAGTTGCTAAAGATGCTACTTCTACCTTGACGGTAAACTTAGAAGAACAAACCGTAACGATTGATGCTACTGGAGCTAAAGAAAACTTCGAAATCAATCCCTACAAAAAATCTTGCTTGATTAACGGTTACGACGATATTGATTTCGTTCGTAGCCAAACTGATTTGATTGAAACCTACGAGCAGAACAGAGTATATCAACCTAAAACTTTATAA
- the ilvA gene encoding threonine ammonia-lyase IlvA → METTTAYNFDFEEAFATLQGVVKRTPLEFNAGLSLKYNANIYLKREDLQIVRSYKLRGAYNKISGLTADQLKNGVVCASAGNHAQGVAYSCQKLGIKGVIFMPEITPKQKIKQVNMFGGNNIEVVLVGDTFDDCLKEALAYSEEKSATFIPPFDDEKVIEGQATVMMEIYQDLPDLDAIVVPIGGGGLASGVTAYLQTVKPSVKVFGVEPMGAPSLTEALKHGSPVTVENIERFVDGAAVKRMGWITYKYCSDLLSSTYLIPEGQICTTILKLYNEDAIVVEPAGALSVAALEQVKDQIVGKTVVCVVSGGNNDIERMQEIKEKSLLFEGLKHYFIVRFPQRPGALKLFVNEVLGPQDDITRFEFIKKTNKENGPALVGIELMDKTDYPSLLQRMKDFKFDVIELNQDATLFEYLV, encoded by the coding sequence ATGGAAACTACAACAGCATATAATTTCGATTTTGAAGAGGCATTTGCTACCCTGCAAGGTGTGGTAAAAAGAACGCCTTTAGAGTTTAACGCAGGGCTTTCTTTAAAGTACAATGCGAATATTTACTTGAAACGAGAGGATTTGCAAATTGTACGTTCTTATAAGTTACGTGGCGCCTATAATAAAATTAGTGGCCTAACTGCCGACCAACTTAAAAACGGAGTGGTTTGCGCTAGTGCAGGAAATCATGCACAGGGCGTAGCCTATTCTTGCCAAAAACTAGGGATCAAAGGTGTAATTTTCATGCCTGAGATCACTCCGAAACAAAAAATCAAACAGGTAAATATGTTTGGTGGAAATAACATTGAAGTAGTTTTAGTGGGCGATACTTTTGACGACTGCTTAAAAGAGGCCTTAGCTTACAGCGAAGAAAAATCGGCTACTTTCATTCCTCCTTTTGATGACGAAAAGGTAATTGAAGGCCAAGCAACGGTAATGATGGAAATTTATCAAGACTTGCCTGATTTGGATGCCATTGTGGTGCCTATTGGTGGTGGTGGTTTAGCATCTGGTGTTACGGCTTACCTACAAACGGTTAAACCTAGCGTTAAAGTTTTTGGTGTAGAACCTATGGGCGCACCATCATTAACAGAAGCTTTAAAACATGGTAGTCCGGTTACGGTAGAAAATATTGAACGTTTTGTAGATGGTGCAGCGGTAAAACGCATGGGCTGGATTACCTACAAATACTGCAGCGATTTATTGAGTTCTACGTATTTAATACCAGAGGGACAAATTTGTACTACCATTTTAAAACTCTATAACGAAGATGCCATTGTAGTAGAACCTGCAGGTGCTTTATCTGTAGCCGCACTAGAACAGGTAAAAGACCAAATTGTAGGCAAAACTGTAGTTTGTGTGGTTAGCGGTGGCAATAACGATATCGAACGTATGCAGGAAATCAAAGAGAAGTCTTTACTTTTCGAAGGATTGAAACATTACTTTATCGTACGTTTTCCGCAGCGACCAGGAGCTTTAAAACTATTTGTGAACGAAGTTCTGGGACCACAAGATGACATTACCCGTTTCGAGTTCATCAAGAAAACAAATAAAGAAAATGGACCTGCTTTAGTGGGTATAGAATTAATGGATAAAACTGACTATCCTAGCTTACTACAACGAATGAAAGATTTCAAATTTGATGTAATTGAACTGAACCAAGACGCCACTTTGTTTGAGTATTTGGTTTAA
- a CDS encoding ABC transporter ATP-binding protein, with protein sequence MSEKILSIQNLTKQHQAEQLSGISNVSFDINKGEIVAIIGESGSGKSTLLKSINGLLKVDEGEIIFNGKRVKGPDEQLIPGHVEMKMVTQDFSLNIYAKVYDNIASQLSNTNVALKQQKTMEVMEHLRIKALKDKKIIALSGGEQQRVAIAKALVSDTKVLLLDEPFSQVDAILKNQLRADIKRLAKETGLTIIMVSHDATDGLFMADRLVILKDGQLVQEGKPREVYNQPSNTYTAKMLGNAVVLSKKEAQQLGLKVNGEHICFYPEWVELKASWSAKKFNVRDIYYKGFYDELLLERNGVHIRALQLNSGEHKKNDQVYVNIGRFLEL encoded by the coding sequence GTGAGCGAAAAAATCTTAAGCATCCAAAATTTAACCAAGCAGCATCAAGCCGAGCAACTATCTGGTATTTCTAATGTTAGTTTTGATATTAATAAAGGCGAAATTGTAGCCATTATTGGCGAAAGTGGCAGTGGTAAATCAACTTTGTTAAAATCTATTAACGGGTTGTTGAAAGTTGATGAGGGCGAAATCATTTTTAATGGTAAACGTGTGAAAGGACCAGACGAGCAGTTGATCCCAGGGCATGTGGAGATGAAAATGGTTACACAGGATTTTTCACTGAATATCTACGCCAAAGTTTACGATAACATCGCTTCGCAGCTTTCTAATACTAATGTAGCTTTAAAACAGCAAAAGACCATGGAGGTAATGGAACATTTGCGAATTAAAGCACTAAAAGATAAAAAGATTATTGCGTTAAGTGGCGGCGAGCAGCAACGTGTGGCCATAGCAAAAGCCTTAGTGAGTGATACTAAGGTGTTGTTGTTGGATGAACCTTTTTCGCAAGTTGATGCTATCCTTAAAAATCAACTGCGGGCAGATATTAAGCGATTAGCTAAAGAAACTGGACTAACCATCATCATGGTATCTCACGATGCTACAGATGGTTTGTTTATGGCAGATCGATTAGTAATTTTAAAGGATGGACAATTGGTACAGGAAGGTAAGCCGAGAGAGGTTTACAATCAGCCAAGCAATACCTACACCGCTAAAATGTTAGGCAATGCGGTGGTGCTTTCTAAAAAAGAAGCACAACAATTAGGCTTAAAAGTAAATGGCGAGCACATTTGTTTTTATCCAGAATGGGTAGAATTAAAAGCGAGCTGGTCGGCAAAGAAATTTAACGTACGCGATATTTACTATAAAGGTTTTTATGACGAATTGTTACTGGAAAGAAATGGTGTACATATCAGGGCTTTGCAGTTAAACAGCGGAGAGCATAAAAAAAACGACCAAGTGTATGTGAACATTGGTCGTTTTCTAGAGTTATAA